In Romboutsia lituseburensis, a genomic segment contains:
- a CDS encoding phage antirepressor KilAC domain-containing protein, with protein MSNNIQVLGIKNILGVDVPVIEGGFGKGQKGVLAKDIADIHGNRLDKINDLIKNNIGRFDMNDLIDLKSKPCEGLQLANLGFTNMQISKTNNIYLLSERGYTKLVSMMDNSNDKKWEIMDRLIDEYFTIRAVINSEEQIKANLLLSIYNGGQDGIVASKQLSEIEIKEATLPLLEQIQADAPKVEAYEEFIDTDNTYTLTTCAKMLGIKPQKELIPYLKNVGLLTNHNMATSTAVKKGVMVIVPNEWKTQTRVTSYGIDYIRKNYKKDKDKYS; from the coding sequence ATGAGTAATAATATCCAAGTATTAGGAATAAAAAATATATTAGGTGTAGATGTTCCAGTTATAGAAGGTGGATTTGGTAAAGGTCAAAAGGGTGTACTAGCTAAGGATATAGCAGATATACATGGCAATAGACTGGATAAAATAAATGATTTGATAAAAAACAATATAGGTAGATTTGATATGAATGATTTAATAGATTTAAAAAGTAAACCTTGTGAGGGTTTACAATTAGCCAATTTAGGTTTTACTAATATGCAAATATCAAAGACAAATAATATCTACCTACTATCAGAAAGAGGATATACTAAATTAGTGTCTATGATGGATAACTCTAATGATAAAAAGTGGGAGATAATGGACAGGTTAATAGATGAATATTTTACTATTAGAGCAGTTATTAACTCAGAGGAGCAGATAAAGGCTAATCTGTTATTATCTATATACAATGGAGGTCAAGATGGTATAGTAGCTAGTAAGCAGTTATCAGAGATAGAGATTAAAGAGGCTACATTACCATTATTAGAACAAATACAGGCAGATGCTCCTAAAGTAGAGGCTTATGAGGAGTTTATAGATACAGATAATACTTATACTTTAACTACCTGTGCTAAGATGTTAGGAATTAAACCACAAAAGGAGTTAATACCTTATTTAAAGAATGTAGGACTACTAACTAATCATAATATGGCTACCAGTACTGCAGTAAAAAAAGGAGTTATGGTTATTGTTCCTAATGAATGGAAAACACAAACTAGAGTTACTTCATATGGTATAGATTATATAAGGAAGAACTATAAAAAGGATAAAGATAAATATAGTTAA
- a CDS encoding recombinase family protein translates to MIKGYCRVSSRKQLEGYGLDAQKTEILSKYPDVEIYEEQYTGTTSDRPVFNALMDSLESGDTLVVSKLDRLARNTVEGIQTVEGLFKRGISVHILNVGLLEDTPMGKFFLTTLLAVAEMERATIIERTQSGKEQAKLDPNFKDGRPKKHSKEQREMALQLLLSGESYSKVEKKTGISKSTLQRLKREHSREA, encoded by the coding sequence ATGATAAAAGGATATTGTAGAGTTAGTAGCAGAAAACAATTAGAAGGATATGGATTAGATGCTCAAAAGACAGAGATATTATCTAAGTATCCAGATGTAGAGATATATGAGGAGCAGTACACAGGAACTACATCAGATAGACCAGTATTCAATGCTCTAATGGACTCTCTAGAGTCTGGGGATACCTTAGTAGTATCAAAGTTAGATAGATTAGCTAGAAATACAGTAGAAGGTATACAAACAGTAGAGGGACTGTTTAAAAGGGGTATATCAGTACATATATTAAATGTAGGACTTTTAGAGGATACTCCTATGGGTAAATTCTTCTTAACTACACTATTAGCAGTAGCAGAGATGGAGAGAGCCACTATTATAGAGAGAACTCAGTCTGGTAAGGAACAAGCAAAGCTAGACCCTAACTTTAAAGATGGTAGACCTAAAAAACATTCTAAAGAGCAGAGAGAGATGGCTCTACAATTATTATTATCTGGGGAGAGTTATTCTAAGGTAGAGAAGAAAACAGGAATATCTAAAAGTACATTACAAAGATTAAAGAGAGAACATAGTAGAGAGGCTTAA
- a CDS encoding tyrosine-type recombinase/integrase, with protein sequence MAKLLKSKKDFNFYVGDFIEYCHIKGLSKKTMKSYEASLLLFSKFVEEEYQINRLEDIKAKHTTDYVKFTKERGKYSYVSDDKTISINNPTARKDFNKTVSASTINNYIRNLKVFFNWALDKKLIKSSPMNAVKSIKAKRKPKEDITDSDFKALIKAIDVTKYHEYRDYVIIQLIMDTGMRLGETLALTIEDVDIDRRAILIPSEITKGKKERYVFFSNTMSSTLRRWLQYKDRYIENDLLLFPTNRGTDLKVTNFERNFRVYKERSGIEKNISPHGLRNNFAKRFLMSGGDIFTLSKILGHSSVTVTEKAYLDLTVTDIRKNYQRFSPLENMRNR encoded by the coding sequence ATGGCTAAATTACTTAAATCTAAAAAAGATTTTAATTTCTATGTAGGAGATTTTATAGAATATTGCCATATAAAAGGTTTATCTAAAAAGACTATGAAATCATATGAGGCTAGTTTGCTATTATTCTCTAAGTTTGTAGAGGAGGAATACCAAATAAACAGATTAGAGGACATTAAAGCAAAACATACTACTGATTATGTCAAGTTTACTAAGGAGAGAGGAAAATATTCCTATGTATCAGATGATAAGACAATATCTATTAATAATCCTACTGCCAGAAAAGATTTTAATAAGACAGTATCTGCATCTACTATAAATAACTACATCAGAAATCTAAAGGTATTCTTTAACTGGGCATTAGATAAAAAGCTAATAAAATCTAGTCCAATGAATGCAGTTAAATCTATTAAGGCTAAAAGAAAACCTAAAGAGGATATTACAGACTCTGATTTTAAGGCTCTTATAAAGGCTATAGATGTTACTAAATACCATGAGTATAGAGATTATGTAATAATCCAGTTAATAATGGATACAGGCATGAGGTTAGGGGAGACATTGGCTCTAACTATAGAGGATGTAGATATAGATAGGAGAGCAATATTAATACCATCAGAAATAACTAAAGGTAAAAAAGAAAGATATGTTTTCTTTAGTAATACTATGAGCAGTACTCTGAGGAGATGGCTCCAGTATAAAGATAGGTATATAGAGAATGATTTATTGTTATTTCCTACTAATAGAGGGACTGATTTAAAGGTTACTAACTTTGAGAGAAATTTTAGAGTATATAAAGAGAGGTCTGGAATAGAGAAAAATATATCTCCTCATGGATTAAGGAATAATTTTGCTAAAAGATTTTTAATGTCTGGAGGGGATATATTTACATTATCTAAGATATTAGGTCATTCATCTGTAACAGTAACAGAAAAAGCCTACTTAGATTTAACAGTAACAGATATAAGAAAGAATTATCAGAGATTTAGTCCTTTGGAGAACATGAGGAATAGATAG
- the spo0A gene encoding sporulation transcription factor Spo0A, translated as MGGILVNEKIKIVLADDNKDFCQVLKEYLSNESDIEILGIAKDGIEALDLVKKTQPDLLVLDVIMPHLDGLGVIEKLNSMDIPKMPKIIVLSAVGQDKITQSAINLGADYYIVKPFDFVIFINRIRELVSNKTNHHVEIKPRTHSDIQMTRSDFVKNVGNIETEITNIIHEIGVPAHIKGYLYLREAIKMVIDNVELLGAVTKELYPSIAKKFNTTPSRVERAIRHAIEVAWSRGKVDTINQLFGYTVHNTKGKPTNSEFIAMIADKLRLEHSMVK; from the coding sequence ATGGGGGGAATTTTAGTGAACGAAAAAATTAAAATAGTTTTAGCAGATGATAATAAGGATTTTTGTCAAGTACTTAAAGAGTATTTATCTAATGAAAGCGACATAGAGATATTAGGAATAGCAAAAGATGGAATTGAAGCGTTAGATTTAGTTAAGAAAACGCAACCAGATCTATTAGTGTTAGATGTTATTATGCCGCATTTAGACGGATTAGGTGTTATAGAAAAATTAAATTCAATGGATATACCTAAAATGCCAAAAATAATAGTATTATCAGCTGTAGGTCAAGATAAAATAACACAAAGTGCTATAAATTTAGGAGCAGATTACTATATAGTAAAACCTTTTGACTTTGTTATATTTATAAATAGAATAAGAGAGTTAGTTTCTAATAAGACTAACCACCATGTAGAAATAAAACCAAGAACACATTCAGATATACAGATGACAAGAAGTGATTTTGTAAAAAATGTTGGAAATATAGAAACAGAGATAACGAATATAATACATGAGATAGGGGTACCTGCGCATATAAAAGGATACTTATACTTAAGAGAAGCTATAAAAATGGTTATAGATAATGTTGAATTATTAGGAGCTGTAACAAAAGAATTATACCCAAGTATAGCTAAAAAATTCAATACAACTCCAAGTAGAGTTGAAAGAGCTATAAGACATGCTATAGAAGTTGCATGGAGTAGAGGAAAGGTTGATACAATAAATCAACTATTTGGATATACAGTACACAATACTAAAGGAAAACCAACAAACTCTGAGTTTATAGCTATGATTGCTGATAAATTAAGATTAGAACACAGCATGGTTAAATAG
- a CDS encoding SpoIVB peptidase S55 domain-containing protein translates to MNDFFSIKKIVILVSILALFILCFTNFNYNDLNQAIPAMKNKKEEVKYVYPFGMIIGVKANTDGVLVIGYEEDDVEYIGGIKKGDNIIEINDQKVSSSHDVSSILKNIKSNKVKIKFERDNKYKTEYIKIKNENGTAKLGLWVREKISGIGTITYYDPSNLKFKAVGHAITDADTNEFLKISQGDIYELSNIKINKGSKSNVGQIKGDIITSTPIGEFRNNSNYGISGNMTGKINTDVQLIEVGKKQDIKLGNAHILFEDKDRNITSYDVKIKSFVNDKKNDRNMIIEIIDVDLINYTGGIVQGMSGAPIIQNNKIIGALTHVFKNNPKKGYGIFIDEMIELDKRY, encoded by the coding sequence ATGAACGATTTTTTTAGCATAAAAAAAATAGTTATTTTAGTATCTATATTAGCGTTATTTATTCTTTGCTTTACAAATTTTAATTATAATGATTTAAATCAAGCAATACCTGCTATGAAAAATAAAAAAGAAGAAGTTAAATATGTGTATCCATTTGGAATGATTATTGGTGTGAAAGCAAATACAGATGGAGTACTAGTTATTGGTTATGAAGAAGATGATGTTGAATATATTGGAGGTATAAAAAAAGGTGATAATATTATTGAAATTAATGACCAAAAAGTATCAAGCAGTCATGATGTATCTAGTATATTAAAAAATATTAAAAGTAATAAAGTCAAAATAAAATTTGAAAGAGACAATAAATATAAGACTGAATATATAAAAATAAAAAATGAAAATGGAACTGCAAAATTAGGATTGTGGGTAAGAGAAAAAATTTCAGGAATAGGAACTATAACTTACTATGATCCAAGTAATTTGAAATTTAAAGCAGTTGGACATGCTATAACAGATGCAGATACAAATGAGTTTTTAAAAATAAGTCAAGGCGATATATATGAACTATCTAATATTAAAATTAATAAAGGATCTAAAAGTAACGTTGGTCAAATAAAAGGTGATATAATAACTTCTACTCCGATTGGGGAATTTAGAAACAATTCAAATTATGGAATAAGTGGAAATATGACAGGGAAAATAAACACAGATGTACAATTGATTGAAGTAGGAAAGAAACAAGACATAAAACTGGGTAATGCGCATATACTTTTTGAAGATAAGGATAGAAATATAACAAGCTATGATGTAAAGATTAAAAGTTTCGTTAATGACAAAAAAAATGATAGAAATATGATAATAGAGATTATAGATGTAGATCTTATAAATTATACAGGTGGTATAGTACAAGGAATGAGTGGAGCGCCAATTATACAAAATAATAAAATAATTGGGGCATTAACACATGTTTTTAAGAACAATCCTAAAAAAGGATATGGTATTTTTATAGATGAGATGATAGAATTAGATAAGAGATATTAA
- the recN gene encoding DNA repair protein RecN gives MILELYMKNCALVEELRLNIDENLNILTGETGSGKSIIIDALGLCLGEKYDRSFLRKGTDKGLVEVVFYSQNSNLKKVLQENDLELDEDKLLVITRIIYADGKSVARVNGRTVKMGVLKQIASTLIDVHGQHQTQALFNKETHIEFLDLFGEFELEEFKHDYKEIYVQYSEVKRALNILTENKDDMQIQREIDLLKFQINEIESANLSKDEYEDLLKQRDVYRNSEKIYSNLNLSYQSLYDGSVNAVDLIGNAVRELSAISEYDKSLSDYNNDIERIMYELQDISREIRNYKENINFEPYELEQIELRVDEINNLRRKYGDTIDEIFEYYNNIKARLDEILNRDEKVEELKAEILKLEKALSVKAQALTNARKNVAIKLEEALLLELKSLNMKNVIFKVNFEESIFTSNGKDDIEFMISFNLGEDIKPIYKVASGGEMSRFMLAFKTILSDIDQIDTLVFDEIDTGISGIAAQIVGEKLGNIGKKKQVICITHLPQIAANADTHYCIEKSTSNERTFTTIRKLNYEQKKDEIARLIAGSNITEKTMEHATEIIELAKK, from the coding sequence TTGATCCTTGAGTTGTATATGAAAAACTGTGCCTTAGTAGAAGAATTAAGGTTAAATATTGATGAAAATCTAAATATACTAACAGGGGAAACTGGTTCGGGTAAATCAATAATAATTGATGCTTTAGGTTTATGTCTGGGTGAAAAGTATGACAGATCATTTTTGAGAAAAGGAACTGATAAAGGTCTAGTTGAAGTCGTGTTTTATTCACAAAATTCAAACCTAAAAAAAGTATTACAAGAAAATGATTTAGAATTAGATGAAGATAAGTTGTTAGTAATAACTAGGATTATATACGCTGACGGAAAAAGTGTTGCAAGAGTAAATGGAAGAACTGTTAAAATGGGTGTACTTAAGCAAATAGCATCTACATTAATAGATGTTCATGGTCAACATCAAACTCAGGCCTTATTTAATAAAGAAACTCATATAGAGTTTTTAGATTTATTTGGAGAGTTTGAATTAGAAGAGTTTAAACATGATTATAAAGAGATATATGTACAATATAGTGAGGTAAAAAGAGCATTAAATATATTAACTGAGAATAAAGACGATATGCAGATTCAAAGAGAAATTGATTTATTAAAATTTCAAATTAATGAAATTGAATCTGCAAATCTAAGTAAAGATGAATATGAGGATCTATTAAAGCAAAGAGATGTTTATAGAAATAGTGAAAAAATTTATAGTAATTTAAATTTAAGTTATCAAAGTTTATATGATGGCTCAGTAAATGCAGTAGACTTGATAGGAAATGCTGTAAGAGAACTATCTGCTATATCAGAGTATGACAAATCATTAAGTGATTACAATAATGATATAGAAAGAATAATGTATGAGCTACAAGATATCTCTAGGGAAATAAGAAATTATAAGGAGAATATAAATTTTGAACCATATGAATTAGAACAAATTGAGCTTAGAGTAGATGAAATAAATAATCTACGAAGAAAATATGGAGATACTATAGACGAAATATTTGAATATTATAATAATATAAAAGCAAGACTAGATGAGATATTAAATAGAGATGAAAAGGTTGAAGAACTAAAAGCTGAAATTCTAAAGTTAGAAAAAGCGCTAAGTGTCAAAGCTCAAGCACTAACTAATGCTAGAAAAAATGTAGCCATTAAGTTAGAAGAAGCTTTACTTTTAGAATTAAAAAGTCTAAATATGAAAAATGTAATATTTAAAGTTAACTTTGAGGAATCTATATTTACATCAAATGGTAAAGATGATATTGAATTTATGATATCTTTTAACTTAGGTGAGGATATAAAGCCTATTTATAAAGTAGCTTCCGGTGGAGAAATGTCTAGATTTATGTTAGCATTCAAAACTATATTATCGGATATAGATCAAATAGATACCTTAGTATTTGATGAAATAGATACTGGGATAAGTGGAATTGCAGCTCAAATCGTAGGTGAAAAGCTTGGTAATATAGGAAAGAAAAAACAAGTTATTTGTATAACACATCTACCACAAATAGCTGCTAATGCAGATACACATTATTGTATAGAAAAAAGTACATCAAATGAAAGGACTTTTACAACAATAAGAAAGTTAAATTATGAACAAAAGAAAGATGAAATAGCAAGACTTATCGCAGGTAGCAATATAACAGAAAAGACTATGGAACATGCTACAGAAATAATTGAATTAGCAAAAAAATAA
- a CDS encoding TlyA family RNA methyltransferase: MKKRIDILLVEQGHFESRERAKKAIMAGLVFVNNQRCDKAGVDVDEEAKIEVKGNPIPYVSRGGLKLEKAMNNFDLTLQDKVGMDIGSSTGGFTDCMLQNGAKKVFSIDVGYGQLAWKLRQDERVVCMERTNIRHVTIEDIKEFADFASIDVSFISLKLVLPKCKELICPNGQIVALIKPQFEAGKGKVGKKGVVREKSTHIEVIEMISNFAVENGFEILGLDYSPIKGPEGNIEYLIHLRNGNDGYTFNNEENSNKIIDVVEASHNMSK, translated from the coding sequence ATGAAAAAAAGAATAGATATATTATTAGTAGAACAAGGCCATTTTGAAAGTAGAGAAAGAGCTAAAAAAGCAATAATGGCAGGACTTGTTTTTGTTAATAATCAAAGATGCGATAAAGCAGGCGTAGATGTAGATGAAGAGGCAAAAATCGAAGTTAAAGGAAATCCTATACCATATGTAAGTAGAGGTGGGCTTAAACTTGAAAAAGCGATGAATAACTTTGATCTAACATTACAAGATAAAGTAGGTATGGATATAGGTTCTTCTACAGGTGGATTTACGGACTGTATGTTACAAAACGGAGCTAAAAAAGTATTTTCTATAGATGTTGGATATGGTCAACTTGCTTGGAAATTAAGACAAGATGAAAGAGTTGTATGTATGGAAAGAACTAATATAAGACATGTAACTATAGAAGATATCAAAGAGTTTGCAGACTTTGCATCAATCGACGTATCTTTTATATCTTTGAAATTAGTTCTCCCTAAATGTAAAGAATTAATCTGTCCAAATGGTCAAATTGTAGCGCTAATAAAACCTCAATTTGAAGCAGGAAAAGGAAAAGTAGGGAAAAAAGGTGTAGTAAGAGAAAAGTCAACTCATATAGAAGTTATAGAAATGATATCTAATTTTGCAGTAGAAAATGGATTTGAAATTTTAGGATTGGATTATTCTCCAATTAAAGGGCCTGAAGGCAATATAGAATACTTAATTCATTTAAGAAATGGAAATGATGGATATACATTTAATAATGAAGAAAATAGCAATAAAATAATAGATGTAGTTGAAGCATCTCATAATATGAGCAAATAA
- the dxs gene encoding 1-deoxy-D-xylulose-5-phosphate synthase has product MYKYLDKVNSPSDVKSMNAEEMDMLAKDIRKFLVRSVSQTGGHLASNLGVVELTLALHKVFDSPKDKIVWDVGHQSYVHKIITGRKDNFVSLRQFNGLSGFPKENESPHDIFDTGHSSTSISVAQGIACARDIKNEDGSVIAVIGDGSITGGMALEALNHLGYTNTDMIVILNDNEMSIDKNVGGMSRHLSSIIRNSTANKVKDEVEKILNVAPGGKLISKTANKVKDSIISKFVPQDCAFFDSIGIRYYGPIDGHNTKELIDILTKAKNKKGPILLHVITKKGKGYRYAENEPHKYHGVSKFDIKEGVKSGSSKSISALVGEKLVSMAQEDNRVVAITAAMPSGTGLNLFENKYPNRYYDVGIAEQHATTFSAGLARNGLKPYFAVYSSFLQRGYDQIIHDVCITKKPVTFLIDRAGIVGNDGETHHGMFDLTYLNSIPNMTVMAPKDSKELELMMDLSLNMDTPVAIRYPRGNSYYLNTGEYTPIKLGSYEVLSQGKDIVILAIGSMVKHAIKAKEILLHDNINPTIVNARFLKPVDEDILKDMFSKHKTVVTIEDNVITGGFGSRINKFIIDNKLNLNIENMGLPEEYVPHGSADEIYDSIGLSPNKIAEKIKNL; this is encoded by the coding sequence ATGTATAAATATTTAGATAAAGTAAATTCTCCAAGTGATGTTAAAAGTATGAACGCTGAAGAAATGGATATGCTAGCAAAGGATATAAGAAAGTTCTTAGTTAGATCTGTTTCTCAAACAGGAGGTCACTTAGCATCTAACCTAGGTGTAGTAGAACTTACATTAGCTCTACATAAAGTTTTTGATAGTCCAAAGGATAAGATAGTTTGGGACGTAGGACATCAATCTTATGTACATAAGATAATAACAGGAAGAAAAGATAATTTTGTATCTTTAAGGCAATTTAATGGACTAAGTGGATTCCCTAAGGAGAATGAAAGTCCTCATGATATATTTGATACAGGACATAGTAGCACATCTATATCAGTAGCTCAAGGTATTGCTTGTGCAAGAGATATAAAAAATGAAGATGGAAGTGTCATAGCTGTTATAGGTGATGGATCTATAACGGGAGGTATGGCTTTAGAAGCATTAAATCATCTAGGCTATACTAACACGGATATGATAGTTATATTAAATGATAATGAGATGTCCATAGATAAAAATGTTGGTGGTATGTCGAGGCATTTATCGAGTATAATAAGAAATTCAACAGCAAATAAAGTGAAGGACGAAGTAGAAAAAATATTAAATGTAGCTCCTGGAGGAAAATTAATATCTAAAACTGCTAATAAAGTCAAAGATAGCATCATTAGCAAGTTTGTACCACAAGATTGTGCATTTTTTGATTCTATAGGAATTAGATATTATGGTCCGATTGATGGCCATAATACTAAGGAATTAATAGATATACTAACTAAAGCTAAAAATAAAAAAGGACCTATATTACTTCATGTTATAACTAAAAAGGGTAAGGGATATAGGTATGCTGAAAATGAACCTCATAAATATCATGGAGTTTCGAAGTTTGATATAAAAGAAGGTGTTAAAAGCGGATCAAGTAAATCTATATCAGCTTTAGTAGGAGAAAAATTAGTTTCTATGGCACAAGAGGATAACAGAGTAGTTGCTATAACAGCAGCTATGCCATCAGGAACTGGATTAAATCTATTTGAAAATAAATATCCAAATAGATATTATGATGTAGGTATAGCAGAGCAACATGCGACTACATTTTCAGCAGGATTGGCTAGAAATGGATTAAAGCCTTACTTTGCAGTCTATTCATCATTTTTACAAAGGGGATATGATCAAATAATACATGATGTTTGTATAACCAAAAAACCAGTTACATTTTTAATAGATAGAGCAGGTATTGTTGGAAACGATGGAGAAACTCATCACGGTATGTTTGATTTAACCTATCTAAACTCAATACCAAATATGACAGTAATGGCTCCTAAGGATAGTAAAGAATTAGAATTAATGATGGATTTATCTTTAAATATGGATACACCGGTAGCTATAAGATATCCTAGAGGAAACAGCTATTACTTAAATACTGGAGAGTATACTCCAATAAAACTTGGAAGTTATGAAGTTTTATCTCAGGGGAAAGACATAGTAATATTAGCAATTGGATCGATGGTAAAACATGCAATAAAAGCTAAAGAGATATTATTGCATGATAATATAAATCCAACGATAGTTAATGCTAGATTTTTAAAACCAGTAGACGAAGATATCTTAAAGGACATGTTTTCAAAACATAAAACGGTTGTAACTATAGAAGATAATGTAATAACTGGTGGATTTGGAAGTAGAATAAATAAATTTATAATTGACAATAAATTAAATTTAAATATAGAAAATATGGGACTTCCAGAAGAATATGTTCCTCATGGAAGTGCAGATGAAATATATGATAGTATAGGTTTATCACCAAATAAAATAGCAGAAAAAATAAAAAACTTATAA
- a CDS encoding divergent PAP2 family protein, protein MFVEVFNNKVLGISIFACFLAQFIKIFTGKEKRIDLARIFTSGGMPSSHSSFVTSLGTLVGIERGFASTDFAIVCVFALIIMYDATGVRRSVGKQAAILNQIVDDIHHKKQIENKKLKELVGHTPIEVLFGAILGIATALILV, encoded by the coding sequence ATGTTTGTAGAGGTTTTTAACAACAAAGTTTTAGGCATAAGCATATTTGCGTGTTTTTTAGCTCAATTTATAAAAATATTTACAGGTAAAGAGAAAAGAATAGATTTGGCTAGAATATTTACATCAGGAGGTATGCCAAGTTCTCATAGTTCATTTGTAACTAGTTTGGGAACATTGGTAGGCATAGAAAGAGGTTTTGCATCAACAGATTTCGCTATAGTGTGTGTTTTTGCACTGATAATAATGTATGATGCTACAGGTGTTAGACGTTCAGTGGGAAAACAAGCAGCTATATTAAATCAAATTGTTGATGATATACATCATAAAAAACAAATAGAAAATAAAAAATTAAAAGAATTAGTAGGGCATACACCTATAGAAGTTTTATTTGGAGCTATTTTAGGAATAGCGACAGCACTAATTTTGGTGTGA
- a CDS encoding polyprenyl synthetase family protein gives MEFKAVLKERAIYVEQLLNKYMPKEEGYQQTIMEAMNYSLSAGGKRLRPILTLEACKIVGGNEEDAIPFAVAIEMIHTYSLIHDDLPALDNDDLRRGRKTNHIVFGEDMAILAGDALLNYAFEVMLSSSVGKKNPEKYLRAINEIAKSSGIYGMIGGQVVDVQSENQQIPKEKLDYIHNNKTAAIIIGCMRAGAIIGGADEEQTDEITQYAKNIGLSFQIVDDILDIVGDETKLGKKVGSDIDNNKSTYPSLLGLEKSKDIANELINEAKISIQKLSENVEFLNGLADYIIAREY, from the coding sequence TTGGAATTTAAAGCAGTCCTTAAAGAAAGAGCAATCTATGTAGAACAACTGTTAAATAAATATATGCCAAAAGAAGAAGGATATCAACAAACTATAATGGAAGCGATGAATTATAGTTTAAGCGCAGGGGGAAAGAGATTAAGACCTATATTGACTTTAGAAGCCTGTAAAATAGTAGGTGGAAATGAGGAAGACGCAATTCCTTTTGCAGTAGCAATAGAGATGATACATACGTATTCATTAATACATGATGATTTACCAGCTCTTGATAACGATGATTTAAGGAGAGGAAGAAAAACAAATCATATAGTTTTTGGGGAGGATATGGCAATATTAGCAGGAGATGCACTTTTAAATTATGCATTTGAAGTAATGTTATCATCTTCAGTTGGTAAAAAAAATCCTGAAAAATATTTAAGAGCAATAAATGAGATAGCAAAAAGTTCAGGTATATATGGAATGATAGGTGGACAGGTTGTAGATGTTCAAAGTGAGAATCAGCAAATACCAAAAGAAAAATTAGATTATATTCATAATAATAAAACGGCAGCAATTATTATAGGGTGCATGAGAGCAGGGGCTATAATAGGTGGTGCTGATGAAGAACAAACAGATGAAATAACACAATATGCTAAAAATATAGGATTATCATTCCAAATAGTAGATGATATTTTAGATATAGTTGGAGACGAAACAAAATTAGGTAAAAAAGTAGGTAGTGATATAGATAATAATAAATCAACTTATCCATCGTTACTAGGACTTGAAAAATCAAAAGATATTGCAAATGAGCTAATCAATGAAGCTAAAATAAGCATACAAAAACTTTCGGAAAATGTTGAGTTCTTAAATGGACTAGCTGATTATATAATAGCTAGAGAATACTAA
- the xseB gene encoding exodeoxyribonuclease VII small subunit translates to MNLTYEEAYNKLEIILEKLESKSSSLDDSLSLYEEGISLYKHCNKLLENAQLKITKFNQLGIEEEMNLREE, encoded by the coding sequence ATGAATTTAACATATGAAGAAGCCTACAATAAACTAGAGATTATTTTAGAAAAACTAGAATCTAAAAGTTCTAGTTTAGATGATTCGTTGAGTTTATATGAAGAAGGAATAAGCCTTTATAAACATTGCAATAAACTTTTGGAGAATGCCCAACTAAAAATAACTAAATTTAATCAGTTAGGTATAGAAGAAGAAATGAACCTAAGGGAGGAATAA